A region of the Chloroflexota bacterium genome:
GGTTCATCGCCTTCTTCGCCGAGGGGAAATTCTACTCCATCTTCAGCTTCCTCTTCGGTCTGGGCATGGCCATCCAATACTTGCGGGCCGTGGAGAAGGGTGCTCGCTTCGGCCCCTTCTGGCTGCGGCGCATGCTGGTACTGCTGGGCATCGGCCTGATTCACGCCTACCTTTTCTGGCCGGGCGATATCCTGATCATGTATTCGGTTTTGGGGATTGCTCTGCTGCTGTGGCGCAAGGCGAAGCCAAGAACCCTGCTGATCTGGACGTTCATTTTCCTTTTGCTGCCTTTGCTGCTCAACACCGCCCTGTTTGGCCTGGTGAAAATGGGCGAGATGGCGATGGGGCGGGAGGAGATGGCCAGGGTTCTCGATGAACAGATCGCCAATTATGCGGCTCTGGGCGTGCAGGCCGATCAAGTCTACACCAACGGCAATTTCATCGAGGTCACGGCGCAGCGGGCGCGGGACATGATGTTCATGTACAGTACCTGGCCTTTTATGGGCTTCAACGTCCTTGCCATGATGATCCTGGGCTTGTATGTGGGCAAGCGCCACATCTTTGAAGACATTCCCGGCAATATGCTGCTGATCCGCAAAGTCTGGTTGTGGGGGTTGATCATCGGCCTGATCGGCAATTTCGTCTACGTCTATTTCGGCGAGCAGGCAAACCGGGCTGTGCCCTCGCTGGCGAACCTGATCTCGCTGACCGGTCAGATCTTCGGCGCGCCGGCACTGGCGCTATTCTACATGACCTCCCTTACCATGCTGGCCGAACGTGCTGACTGGCGGCGGCGCTTGCAACCGTTGGCCAAAGTCGGGCGCATGGCCCTGACCAATTATCTTTTACAAAGCGCTATCTGCTCCATCCTCTTCTTCGGTTATGGCTTCGGGCTATACGGCCAGATCGGCATCGCTGCCGGCATTCTCCTCACCATCGTCATCTACGCGGCAGAGGTTGTGTTCAGCATCTGGTGGCTGGCTCGCTTCCGCTTTGGGCCAATGGAGTGGCTGTGGCGTACGCTTAGCTACGGCAAACGCCAGCCGATGCGGCGTGAAGCCTTCACCTCCTGACCATGAACGCCGGTTAGTGGTGGCCGCGTGCCGACGCCCTTGCTCGACCGTCCCTGCCTGGATTATCGGCGGCGCACTGCTGTACTGAACAAGCCGCCCACCCCACCCATTTTGGATCCTTGAAGCCGCTACATGCAACAAAGCCCCCCGACATGATTTGTACATGTGCGGAGGGGGTCACTGACGCTACTGCTGCCTGGTTAGATCGGTGCTTTTTTCAGACAAACTGTACGTATTCGGCTATTTCCGGGAAATCCTCACTCAAACTGTACGTTGGCTCCCTTTGTTTTTGATCTTTGGATGAACATCAAGGTCAGGATGATCAGCCAATGCCAACGTGTTGACGAGAACTTGCACGACAAAATAGGCCATTTTTGCCTCCGTAGTGCATTATGTTTTAAGAAGTTGCCAACTTTGACCGTGATATCAGATATCTACCAGGCAAAGCTGACAATTACATTGAATACTTTGTAAGTAACTGCTCAGGCAGTCCCGGTTTTTCCATAGATTTCGCCGATTGACACAGATTCAAACAAAAAAATCTGTGCAATCTGTGGTTGATCTGAGCGCAAACAAGTCATTTTCCTGCCGAGCCTGAGTAGTAACCCAAGATGTTAATCCATTTCCCTTCCTGACCATGGCGTTTTTAGCCCTGACGTGGCATTGCTCACAACCAATTGCAATGAACGGTCTTCATGATGCAAAAGTGGAGCCATCCACCCATGATTCAGTACCGAAGAAGCGATGAAATGATATCTGTCATTTTCTTCCAGGAAGCCCTTTTTGACTTCATTAACCTCAGGCAGATCCAGGTCATAAAAAGTTAGTTTTCCGTTATCAACACGGTGAAAACGGGTATCATCCCCAATTTAAGTAAACTTCCGGGAAGCTTTCTATTCTTGTGGGTGTTGCTTTTTCCAGTGTTGCTCAAATTTTCGGATTGTCTTACGATGAGTCTCCTTCATATCCGCCTTTTCTCTGCCCGCTTCCACAATCCTTATCGCTGCATCGGCCGAATGTCCCAGACCTACCAGAACAC
Encoded here:
- a CDS encoding DUF418 domain-containing protein, with product MPTAISNANGDSSSMGRLQAPVRPRNRIITIDILRGFAIFGILLVNMEFFNQSALNYVAELYEPSTMFDQLARWFIAFFAEGKFYSIFSFLFGLGMAIQYLRAVEKGARFGPFWLRRMLVLLGIGLIHAYLFWPGDILIMYSVLGIALLLWRKAKPRTLLIWTFIFLLLPLLLNTALFGLVKMGEMAMGREEMARVLDEQIANYAALGVQADQVYTNGNFIEVTAQRARDMMFMYSTWPFMGFNVLAMMILGLYVGKRHIFEDIPGNMLLIRKVWLWGLIIGLIGNFVYVYFGEQANRAVPSLANLISLTGQIFGAPALALFYMTSLTMLAERADWRRRLQPLAKVGRMALTNYLLQSAICSILFFGYGFGLYGQIGIAAGILLTIVIYAAEVVFSIWWLARFRFGPMEWLWRTLSYGKRQPMRREAFTS